CTACTTATCTACAACTTTTGTGTCCCAGTCTGGTCATCTAGCCATATTCTCCCCAGATCCCGATCATAGTCTAGTTGGACTTTGCTCATCTAAATTACTTTCTACTCCTGCATCTGCATTCATGTCATTGGAATGATGTTTATTCAGCCAGATTGACTTTGCTTTCAATGAACAAGCAATATATGTAATTCACATCccattcacttttatttcttttttgcatatgtgtatgagtgtgtataCACTTattaggtttatttttattttaggggaaagattaaaatcataattatgctcttttttaattccatttgatTGGTTCATTAGAAAGTGCTTCCTTTTTTCATAAGTATTTAGGCTTTTCAATATTTTGGAGCTACTGTGaaggtttttatatattttttctttaagatgctttcacaggcttcctaggtggcacagtggttgagaatccgcctgccaatgcagggaacacaggttcgatccctgctccaggaagatcctacatgccatggaacaactaagcccgtgtgccacaactactgagcatgcgctttagagcccgtgagccacaactactgagcccatgtgctgcaaatactgaagcccatgcacctagagcccatgctctgcaacaagagaagccacagcaatgaggagcctgcacatcacaactaagagtagccccagctcatcgcaactaaaaaaaagaatgcccacgcacagcaaaaaagactcaacacagccaacaaaataaacataaataaataaataaatttatttaaaaatatgctttcacAATTGTTtacatgaaaatgtgaaaaaggtATCTCAAAGGCACTTACTTTCCCCATAACCTTTGAAAGTCTAATATCCACTCTAGAAGAAGCTAAAGTATCTATACATCATGGAGAAGGTCTCtggtgtcttcctttcttttctgaactCAAACCAAACACCTTTTGGAAGCCTGACCTAAGTTCTTTAGTTCTAAGTGCATACACCATAGGGTTGAGGGAAGGGGGGATGATGTTGTGCAGGACATTGAGTAGAACTGGAATCAAAGTAACTTTAGTCTCTGCCAGGTGAGTTACTGAAATCACTACAACAACTGTATAGAAGAAGAGGATAAGGATGAGATGGGAGCTACAAGTGCTCAGAGCCTTGAATGCAGCTTCAGCTGAGTTCAGTCTAAGTACAGAGTGCAGAATCAAAGTGTATGACAATATTATAAGACTTAGATCACTCCCCATTCCAAGCCATGACAGAACCAGTTGGCATATGCTGTTGGGCCTCCTGTCATCACAAGCAAGGCTAGTGACCCCAAGGTTAGAGCATAGGCAATGCTCAATCTCATTCCTGGAGCAATAATTACGCTGGGCTGCAAGCACAGGTACTGGAATGACAAGCAAGCCATTCCGAAGCACCATGAACAAGGTAACTTTGAAGATTAAGACATTGGTGACAATTGATGGGTAGCGAAGAGGGTGACAAATAGCTACATATCTATCAAAAGCCATGCAGAGGAAGATACCAGATTCCATGCCAACAAAGCAGTGAATGGCATAAATCTGAGCAAAACACTCAGGGAGGCTAATGACCTTGGCATCAAACCAGAAAATGGCCAGGATCTTGGGCATGATGGTGGTGGCCAGGCCCATGTCCACCACAGAGAGGATGCCTAAGAAGTGGTACATGGGCTGGTGAAGAGCAGGGTCCTGGCAGATGGTGATGAGAATTAGGATATTAGCACCAATTGCTGAGAGGTAGAGTAATGCCAGTGGTAAAGAAAGCCAGTGTTGCCAGCTGTGAATTCCTGGGAATCCCATCAAGATGAACTCAGAGACCTGGAATTTGGAGCTATTGGAGACTTTAGGAGGTGCAGACATATTTTcctaagataaaaacaaagatttttttttaaaagttgctttcTCTGAGCATAATtatattaaacattatttttaaatctgtctGGATAGTATAGTTTGTAGTTTGCTGTAGTTAAATAATTCTGTAGTCCATCTCATAGTAACATAAGATAAATTACAATGAAATTTTAGGGCTTTAGAAGTGGAAGGTAAATATAAAAGTAGCAATTATCAATATTGATCAGGGAAAATTCTGCATGAATCTCAAATTTCTATGTGTTTTGTCCTTAGTGATGTTAGGTTGGAATAAAATGattctagagttttttttttttgtttcatttgtttttttaaacatctcaTATTCTTTTCAGAAATTCCGTGAAATCAAGtggatgtgttttgttttcttcatatttgtaTCAATTTTCTTGATTTAGGTTACTATTATGTAACATTAAGTGGATCTTGCAAATGCAGACTTATTTCCTTTATGTATAATTTTGGGacattagttttgttttattactaTACCATCTGAACTTGTAACAGatgttcattaatattttatatagcaTTCCAAAAATTTGGTATTACAGACTTTTAAAGATTTGCAGATATAAAGCATGTTGCAGATTGGAAGAGGAAAACTTTCTTTGATATTCAACTTTGTATGGACTTCTGAGGAGGTCACAGAAGAATAgtttaaaagaaagttaaatgGTCATTATTGAATTTATTGATATAAGGAGTCATATACTGGAAACAACCTtagcaaattattattttttagttgaaTCTTAAAGAAGTTACGAAgatatataaaacagaatttaGGTACATGTAACAAGCTGCTTTTGATTTTACTTAATGAACAAGAATTATCCATCCATCATAACGAAGAAACAGCTATTGTGTGCTCAGAATCATGTTTAAAAAGACACTCATTGGCTTTTCTCAGACTTTAttgtttttcatgtgctttttattctATACAGGGGCCCATCCAGATGAGCTTGAAATTTACTAACCAGCCTTTCCTTTCCACAAACAATTGCTTCCTTACCATGttgttgatttctttcctttgttcacTCATGCACACCTTCTCTTCAGTACTAGTGCTTCTGTAATGTCACCTGGTCACACATGTCTCCCCCATGCTTCTCTCTTTTCATCAGCAATCTGATATTTCTAAAACTGATATTCTCTTGTTTAAAGCAATTCATGCTCTCACActttctttcaaatataattCAAATTCCTTTATGATGCAGAAGGCACTCTCTGGTATGAACAAATCCACTGAGTATCATCTCTTGGTTTTACCTCATTGTATCTTGGACTTCGGATAcacaaaatatttgctttttactaAAATTATTGATGTGGCAAAgcatttaattattaatatttttgtcatGTGGAATGCTATTGCAGGTACATgagcaggaaaacaaagagactggaaaattatcttttaaaacgTAACACATGAAAGTTTTGAAATAAGATTTAAAGtagattattaataatttagttAATTACCTATAGGTTTATTCTTGACAAGATtacttttaaatacagaaaaaattctaaaagaaattaaaattctccTTCTGGTATCACCAAAAAAGATTCATACTAAAAGCTAGATGCattgttttcagatattttttttgctgctttcatGTTTGAATAGGCATGCACTGCCTAATCATGATGTAGATCATCTTTTTCAAATGGTGGATATAATTTGATGAACAGTAAAATCATCTAAATGTGTTCCTAGCAAATTTTAATGAATAACAGACAAGTAGGTTTAGAGATGAAGCTAGTTTGACTTTGGGCTTTTAGATGAGAGTTCTGAAGGATCCCAGCACAATATCTCCATCATGAGAGTTTGGAAGTGTTTAACCCATTTGGCTGTACAAAGCCTGGTATTTTTGTCGAATACTCATTTATTATTATGCATTGTTGTATCAAATAGACAACCTTCtcaattggatttttttcctattttctttaaatgttttctcttgATTGAGAAGTAGTTCTGAgctcacagaaagaaaataatttaaattttttttcagtaatttaagGTTAGCAGGACTTGGAATATGATTTTGCTATGTAAAACAGTTAATATATGAATCCTGAAGATAATCTGGCAGCAGTTTATGGAAGAGGTAGTTTCTAGAGCACTATACAAATGTTATACTTTCTAATTCTAGCCCTAATCCCCTTGAAAAGACTCTCCAGGCCTCTATTTCCTCCTAGGGTAGAGGTGGGATCACTCTCCTTTTTACAGTGTTGCCAAAAACTGCACAAGGAAAAGTTAATGATTAGCCGTTGAATGTTCCGGTATTTAACTAATGTGACTATGTCAAGGCTTTA
The genomic region above belongs to Hippopotamus amphibius kiboko isolate mHipAmp2 chromosome 9, mHipAmp2.hap2, whole genome shotgun sequence and contains:
- the LOC130860800 gene encoding olfactory receptor 56B1; its protein translation is MSAPPKVSNSSKFQVSEFILMGFPGIHSWQHWLSLPLALLYLSAIGANILILITICQDPALHQPMYHFLGILSVVDMGLATTIMPKILAIFWFDAKVISLPECFAQIYAIHCFVGMESGIFLCMAFDRYVAICHPLRYPSIVTNVLIFKVTLFMVLRNGLLVIPVPVLAAQRNYCSRNEIEHCLCSNLGVTSLACDDRRPNSICQLVLSWLGMGSDLSLIILSYTLILHSVLRLNSAEAAFKALSTCSSHLILILFFYTVVVVISVTHLAETKVTLIPVLLNVLHNIIPPSLNPMVYALRTKELRSGFQKVFGLSSEKKGRHQRPSP